A genomic region of Gemmata massiliana contains the following coding sequences:
- a CDS encoding UbiX family flavin prenyltransferase — translation MAVSDLVVAFTGASGSPYGLRLVEVLLRAGRNVHLTISPAAVEVLDAEAGSTVRLNTDEFDAAILLGSRADGLDLTRLHYHHFRDFRAGIASGSFLTGGMVICPCSLGTLAAVAHGISENLIHRAADVHLKERRKLILVPRETPLGLIALKNMVAVTEAGAVVLPAMPAFYTRPQNLDDMVDFVVGRICDQLGVEHGLSRRWGEPTGD, via the coding sequence ATGGCTGTGTCTGATCTGGTGGTTGCCTTCACGGGCGCGAGTGGATCGCCTTACGGATTGCGGCTCGTGGAGGTGCTGCTGCGCGCGGGCAGGAACGTGCATCTGACCATCAGCCCGGCTGCGGTCGAAGTGCTCGACGCGGAAGCCGGCTCGACGGTCCGACTCAACACGGACGAATTCGACGCGGCGATCTTACTTGGATCGCGTGCGGACGGGTTGGATCTCACGCGGCTGCACTATCACCACTTCCGCGACTTCCGGGCCGGCATCGCGAGCGGATCGTTTCTTACGGGCGGGATGGTAATTTGCCCCTGTAGCCTCGGGACGCTCGCCGCGGTCGCGCACGGCATTTCGGAGAACCTGATTCACCGCGCCGCGGACGTTCACCTGAAGGAGCGGCGAAAACTGATCCTGGTGCCGCGCGAAACGCCTCTCGGTCTGATTGCGCTCAAAAACATGGTGGCGGTGACAGAAGCTGGGGCCGTCGTGCTTCCCGCGATGCCGGCTTTCTATACCCGGCCTCAAAATCTTGACGACATGGTGGATTTTGTTGTCGGCCGGATCTGTGACCAACTCGGGGTCGAACACGGGCTTTCGCGCCGCTGGGGGGAGCCAACGGGCGATTAG
- a CDS encoding serine/threonine-protein kinase, producing the protein MAAIAPVSTADLLALIKRSNVLPTARLVALPGPESLSDDPRRAAAELVQKKFLTKFQSTQLLAGRYKGFRIGPYVVQDLLGRGGMGAVYLGQHLELNRKVAIKVLAPVRGEVQQLATERFLREARAAAALDHPNIVRVFDVARHNDTPYLVMEFVDGETLQETLDRDGSVPPEVAAEYIAQAASGLQHAHERGFIHRDIKPGNLIRDRFGVVKVLDMGLARSGSEEDKLTEVLDRGAVVGTADFISPEQAINAPNIDGRADIYSLGATLFTLLVGKTPFDGNTTQKLIQHQMKDAPAIADLKPDLPEGLPEIVTRMLAKKASDRYQTAAEVITALEPWAGHSSHVATGLSRTKVGQSSSRHSAVGWSSYGSSNRLRAVPLGAKPADSGELDLSNAGKATIALSGAETARSRTPVVVPVPVRDVPVEPVTVTPRRAGSGGMGLVVGLAFGMLVAGMLIGWLAFAR; encoded by the coding sequence ATGGCAGCCATTGCCCCGGTTTCTACTGCCGATCTGCTTGCCCTCATCAAGCGGAGTAACGTGCTCCCGACGGCGCGTCTCGTCGCGCTCCCGGGACCGGAATCGCTTTCGGACGACCCTCGCCGGGCCGCGGCCGAACTGGTTCAAAAGAAATTCCTCACCAAGTTCCAAAGCACGCAGCTCCTGGCCGGGCGCTACAAAGGCTTCCGGATCGGGCCGTATGTGGTTCAAGATCTGCTCGGGCGCGGGGGGATGGGGGCGGTTTATCTGGGGCAACATCTGGAACTGAACCGCAAAGTCGCGATCAAGGTGCTCGCACCGGTTCGCGGAGAGGTTCAGCAACTCGCCACGGAGCGGTTCCTGCGGGAAGCCCGCGCTGCGGCCGCGTTGGATCACCCGAACATCGTCCGTGTCTTCGACGTGGCCCGGCACAACGACACGCCGTACCTCGTGATGGAGTTCGTGGACGGCGAAACGCTTCAGGAAACACTTGATCGGGACGGGAGCGTTCCACCCGAGGTCGCGGCGGAGTATATCGCACAGGCCGCGTCCGGGCTTCAGCACGCCCACGAGCGCGGGTTCATTCACCGCGACATCAAACCGGGGAACCTGATCCGCGACCGATTTGGGGTGGTGAAGGTATTGGACATGGGTCTGGCCCGGTCCGGGAGCGAGGAAGACAAACTGACCGAAGTGCTCGATCGTGGAGCAGTGGTCGGCACCGCCGACTTCATCTCTCCCGAACAGGCCATCAACGCCCCAAACATCGACGGACGCGCGGACATTTACAGCCTGGGCGCGACGCTGTTCACGCTGCTCGTGGGTAAGACGCCGTTCGACGGGAACACGACCCAGAAGCTGATCCAACACCAAATGAAGGACGCGCCGGCGATCGCCGATCTCAAGCCGGATCTCCCGGAGGGGTTGCCCGAGATCGTCACCCGGATGCTCGCGAAAAAGGCGTCCGACCGGTACCAAACGGCCGCGGAAGTGATTACCGCTCTCGAGCCGTGGGCGGGGCACAGTTCTCACGTGGCGACGGGCCTTTCGCGCACGAAGGTCGGGCAATCGTCGAGTCGTCACTCCGCGGTCGGGTGGTCCTCGTACGGTAGCTCGAACCGCCTTCGGGCCGTGCCTCTGGGGGCGAAACCGGCCGATTCGGGCGAACTCGACCTCTCGAACGCGGGGAAGGCCACGATCGCACTTTCCGGTGCAGAAACGGCCCGGTCGCGCACTCCTGTTGTTGTGCCGGTTCCCGTTCGTGACGTTCCCGTCGAGCCGGTAACCGTGACCCCGCGCCGCGCCGGAAGCGGGGGGATGGGACTCGTCGTTGGTTTGGCGTTCGGGATGCTCGTGGCCGGTATGCTGATCGGTTGGCTGGCCTTCGCGCGTTAA
- a CDS encoding replication-associated recombination protein A — translation MDLFDDLRQENRSKARPLAARMRPRTLDEYVGQGHFLGPGKLLRRMLLADRLNSLIFYGPPGCGKTALAHVIANHTKSRFKPLNAVAAGIKEVRELLAEARSHLEELGERTILFLDEMHRFNRAQQDVLLPDVEDGVIILIGATTQNPFFAINTPLLSRSQIFRFEPLTRDDIRTLISRALADKERGQGKQNVTITEDAMAFLVETCDGDARRALTALEIGVKSALAPENAKPTPPAPLPKGKGEQARETSVGAASISDGSNSPFPSGRGAGGVGSSPGILFDITLAQDSIQQKVIEFDPTGDTHYDTASAFIKSLRGSDPDAALYWMARMLEGGEDPRFVARRLVIFASEDVGNADPFGVVLANAAWDAVEKVGLPECRINLAHAVCYLATALKSNASYMAGEAAAKDVKEGRTLPVPLHLRDKGYRGAKETFGHGVGYKYAHDFEGGWVDQEYIPTDAEYYHPTDRGHEGKIKARLEELRKRKKKPGDERPA, via the coding sequence GTGGACCTGTTTGACGATCTGCGGCAAGAGAACCGCTCGAAGGCCCGTCCGCTCGCCGCACGAATGCGCCCGCGCACGCTCGACGAGTACGTCGGGCAGGGCCACTTTCTCGGGCCGGGCAAGTTGCTCCGGCGGATGCTCCTCGCGGACCGACTGAACTCGCTGATCTTCTACGGGCCGCCCGGGTGCGGAAAAACGGCGCTCGCGCACGTCATCGCGAACCACACCAAGAGCCGCTTCAAGCCGCTGAACGCGGTCGCGGCCGGCATCAAAGAAGTGCGCGAGCTGCTCGCCGAGGCCCGCAGTCACCTCGAAGAACTCGGCGAGCGCACGATCTTGTTTCTCGACGAAATGCACCGCTTCAACCGCGCGCAGCAAGACGTACTCCTGCCCGACGTCGAAGACGGTGTCATTATCCTCATCGGCGCGACGACCCAGAATCCGTTTTTCGCGATCAACACGCCGCTCCTGTCGCGGAGCCAGATCTTCCGTTTCGAGCCGTTGACCCGAGACGACATCCGCACGCTGATTTCGCGCGCCCTCGCGGACAAGGAGCGCGGGCAGGGCAAGCAGAACGTGACGATCACCGAGGACGCGATGGCGTTCCTGGTCGAAACGTGTGACGGCGACGCGCGCCGGGCGCTCACGGCTCTGGAGATCGGCGTGAAGTCGGCCCTCGCACCGGAGAATGCGAAACCTACCCCCCCGGCCCCCCTCCCTAAAGGGAAGGGGGAGCAGGCGCGCGAAACCTCTGTGGGGGCTGCGTCCATCTCCGATGGTTCTAACTCCCCCTTCCCTTCAGGGAGGGGGGCCGGGGGGGTAGGTTCGTCCCCCGGAATTCTGTTTGATATCACACTTGCGCAGGATTCCATTCAGCAGAAAGTGATCGAGTTCGACCCGACCGGCGACACGCACTACGACACCGCGTCGGCATTTATCAAGAGCCTCCGCGGGAGTGATCCGGACGCCGCGTTGTACTGGATGGCCCGGATGCTGGAGGGGGGCGAAGACCCGCGGTTCGTGGCCCGGCGCCTGGTCATTTTTGCGTCCGAGGACGTGGGCAACGCGGACCCGTTTGGGGTAGTGCTCGCGAACGCGGCTTGGGACGCGGTGGAGAAGGTCGGCTTGCCGGAGTGCCGGATCAACCTAGCGCATGCGGTCTGTTACCTCGCGACCGCGCTGAAGTCGAACGCGAGCTATATGGCCGGCGAAGCAGCAGCAAAAGACGTAAAAGAGGGGCGCACGCTCCCGGTTCCGTTACACCTCCGCGACAAGGGTTACCGTGGCGCGAAGGAAACGTTCGGGCACGGAGTCGGCTACAAGTACGCCCACGACTTCGAGGGCGGGTGGGTCGACCAGGAGTACATCCCCACGGACGCGGAGTACTACCACCCCACCGACCGCGGTCACGAGGGGAAGATCAAAGCGCGCCTGGAGGAACTGCGGAAGCGGAAGAAGAAACCTGGGGACGAACGACCGGCGTGA
- a CDS encoding polysaccharide deacetylase family protein, with translation MKFARRTSWLKRAALAPFSRTRVAGSSVWLTFDDGPHPKHTPAVLDRLAAFNVQAAFFLVGRRIADPALVTRITSAGHTLGNHTFEHELPGWIDIRKPLADSRKCQDLVPNATLFRPALGKLRPGAWIAAQRLGLKCVHWSLDSGDWQCRSESDAIRCAREVLELVRPGDIVLFHDDHDWIGTVLDLVLPALAERHLIQAPNQQPDIH, from the coding sequence ATGAAGTTTGCCCGACGGACGAGTTGGCTCAAACGCGCGGCACTAGCCCCCTTCAGCCGAACCCGCGTGGCGGGTTCCAGTGTGTGGCTCACGTTCGATGACGGCCCGCACCCAAAACATACGCCCGCAGTGTTAGACCGGCTCGCAGCGTTCAACGTGCAAGCGGCGTTCTTCCTCGTCGGCAGGCGCATCGCAGACCCGGCACTCGTGACACGCATCACGTCTGCCGGACATACACTGGGGAACCACACGTTCGAGCACGAGCTTCCGGGCTGGATCGATATTCGGAAGCCGCTCGCCGATTCGCGGAAGTGCCAAGACCTCGTTCCGAACGCGACCCTATTCCGCCCGGCACTCGGGAAGCTGCGGCCCGGTGCATGGATCGCAGCGCAGCGTTTGGGCCTGAAGTGCGTGCATTGGTCACTCGATAGCGGCGACTGGCAGTGCCGCAGCGAATCTGACGCGATCCGGTGCGCGCGGGAAGTGCTGGAACTCGTGCGCCCCGGCGACATCGTGCTCTTTCACGACGACCACGACTGGATCGGCACGGTCCTTGATCTGGTGCTGCCGGCGCTCGCTGAGCGGCACTTAATCCAAGCACCGAATCAACAACCAGACATTCACTGA
- a CDS encoding glycosyltransferase family 2 protein yields MVATTGLLVCLVLATVACLGYLVPTLAVLRRRRAYLRAPTCTFTVLVPAHNEEDALPRTLRSLAALDYPRELVRVCVIADNCTDDTARIAREAGVTCLVRYDPVNRGKGYALAFGLERVLKGAPDVVFVLDADCALNRDALQALDATFATGADAAQVAVRSRNADDGPAGFVAAVGAAFDDSTAAGWDRIGFSVPLRGTGMAFRRSVFARVPWDAFGATEDAEYAQRLRAARIRVRYCGGAEVSCEAPPSVADLCQQRRRWRGAGLLASKPLVLAYLAFTTLVSIVCGFVIWPAAIVSVIAILYLRAMWIVGLSPKRLGLLLKSPVVVARLSWVTLAGVVRRSSSWQRTARPLESTRRAA; encoded by the coding sequence ATGGTCGCCACGACCGGGCTTCTGGTGTGCCTCGTCCTGGCGACGGTGGCGTGCCTGGGCTATCTCGTTCCCACGCTCGCGGTGCTTCGGCGCCGGCGCGCGTACTTGCGTGCTCCGACGTGTACGTTCACGGTCCTCGTCCCCGCACACAATGAGGAGGACGCGCTGCCGCGAACGCTGCGGAGCTTGGCCGCACTCGATTACCCGCGCGAACTGGTGCGAGTTTGTGTCATCGCGGACAACTGCACCGACGACACCGCACGGATCGCACGCGAGGCGGGGGTCACGTGTCTCGTGCGGTACGATCCGGTAAACCGCGGAAAGGGGTACGCGCTCGCGTTCGGTCTGGAGCGCGTATTGAAGGGCGCGCCGGACGTCGTGTTCGTCCTTGATGCGGACTGCGCGCTGAATCGCGATGCCCTCCAAGCACTCGACGCGACGTTCGCTACCGGCGCGGACGCGGCACAAGTGGCGGTGCGGTCCCGGAACGCGGACGACGGCCCGGCCGGGTTCGTCGCCGCGGTGGGGGCGGCGTTCGATGATTCCACCGCGGCGGGCTGGGACCGGATCGGCTTTTCCGTTCCACTGCGCGGAACGGGCATGGCGTTTCGCCGGAGCGTATTCGCGCGCGTTCCGTGGGATGCGTTCGGAGCCACGGAAGACGCAGAGTACGCGCAGCGACTCAGGGCCGCGCGTATCCGCGTGCGCTATTGCGGTGGGGCGGAAGTATCGTGTGAAGCGCCGCCCTCGGTCGCGGACTTGTGTCAACAGCGCCGGCGCTGGCGCGGGGCCGGACTGCTCGCGAGCAAGCCGCTCGTGTTGGCATATCTTGCTTTTACGACACTAGTTAGCATCGTCTGCGGCTTCGTTATTTGGCCGGCTGCGATTGTATCCGTGATCGCGATTCTGTACTTACGGGCGATGTGGATCGTGGGGCTATCGCCCAAGCGCCTCGGTTTACTGTTGAAGTCACCGGTCGTGGTGGCGCGATTGAGTTGGGTCACGCTGGCGGGCGTGGTGCGTCGCAGTTCAAGTTGGCAGCGCACCGCGCGCCCGCTCGAAAGTACGAGACGCGCAGCATGA
- a CDS encoding nucleotide pyrophosphohydrolase, which yields MDATTPVESLKDGIRRFATVRGWEPYHTPKNLTMALASEVGELCDIFRWLTAEESVAVAANPATREAVADELADIANIVFLLSAHTGIDLSEAIAAKMTKNAIKYPPPI from the coding sequence ATGGACGCGACCACTCCGGTGGAGTCGCTCAAAGACGGTATTCGCCGGTTCGCCACCGTGCGCGGCTGGGAGCCGTACCACACGCCGAAGAACCTCACGATGGCTCTGGCGAGCGAGGTCGGCGAGTTGTGCGACATCTTCCGCTGGCTGACGGCCGAGGAATCGGTCGCCGTGGCCGCGAACCCGGCGACGCGAGAGGCGGTCGCGGACGAGTTGGCGGACATCGCGAATATCGTGTTCCTGCTCAGCGCTCACACCGGGATCGATTTGTCCGAGGCGATCGCGGCGAAGATGACGAAGAACGCGATCAAGTACCCGCCTCCCATCTAA
- a CDS encoding DUF11 domain-containing protein: MRKRPIVLTAAVAVAGLAVLGTVVAQQPSSGYTQPKVVPASGTTSGTTRPYNEWTPNSNQPIPSPAAGLGNPNQQGTRPAGGAYPASGAQPQNGVYPAGNQPVNRPRPGIAGADPVRPAAGFDIPAPSMEMPGSAAPPTRPLPPPSLSVEPGDNKFAPAPGGPAIPPATGGAPTAPTAPPFVPVPPAPGGLTPPPAGPSTPPAFPPTPVAPPGGAVRPSIPAPGGVAPLVPPGPSVSTAPTGAPLPSRVSQSVTIDAVCPDSVVFNSEWRYEIVIRNTGNVVVQNVRVEDDIPAGAQYVGSDPPAEVSGDKLVWALGSMDGATEKRIAVRVRPTEEGELRSRATVTYSASVDAKTKVTRPRLAVTVGCPEVARAGEEPGFKIKGTNSGTGPAQQMVFRALLSEGLDYRDQGKELVTKLASLPAGESRTVDLPLSALKAGLQSCQVTVTAEGSPEATARASVNVVEPLLQIAQSGPAKCLVRAEPTYEIKLSNPGTAATDTITVHSVLPDGFDFVQASDSGAFNATNRVVTWKLNGLAAGGTKAVGIKLRAGAAGDVALRTTATAAPEVQPGGVAPAGGVAVRAGRVLEAKADTAIKAEGVAALRFDVAGLENPVEVGKEAVYEIRIVNQGTGACTNVQIMAALAEGTTFTNSNGPTQAKATGQTLVFEPIPTLAVKGETVYRVRVRGAAAGDQRFRVQLTCDQVRTPVVKEESTRFYKE; the protein is encoded by the coding sequence GTGCGTAAACGACCGATTGTGCTCACGGCCGCTGTTGCGGTCGCGGGCCTAGCCGTGCTGGGGACGGTGGTGGCCCAACAGCCGAGTAGTGGGTACACGCAGCCCAAAGTGGTGCCAGCCAGCGGCACGACTTCGGGTACGACGCGCCCCTACAACGAGTGGACACCGAACTCGAACCAGCCCATCCCCTCACCGGCCGCGGGACTCGGCAACCCGAACCAACAGGGAACCCGGCCCGCGGGCGGCGCGTACCCGGCTTCGGGCGCTCAACCGCAAAACGGTGTGTACCCGGCCGGCAACCAACCCGTGAACCGCCCGCGTCCCGGCATTGCAGGGGCCGATCCGGTTCGCCCGGCCGCAGGGTTCGATATCCCGGCACCGAGCATGGAGATGCCTGGGTCGGCGGCTCCACCGACGCGCCCGCTCCCGCCGCCGAGCCTGAGCGTCGAACCGGGGGACAACAAGTTCGCCCCCGCACCCGGTGGTCCCGCGATTCCACCGGCCACTGGTGGAGCGCCGACTGCCCCGACCGCTCCGCCTTTCGTTCCTGTACCTCCCGCGCCCGGGGGCTTGACCCCGCCGCCGGCCGGTCCGTCCACCCCGCCCGCATTCCCGCCCACGCCGGTCGCTCCGCCCGGGGGCGCCGTTCGGCCGTCGATTCCTGCTCCGGGTGGTGTGGCGCCGCTCGTTCCCCCGGGACCGAGTGTGTCCACTGCGCCCACCGGTGCGCCGCTCCCGAGCCGCGTATCGCAGAGCGTAACAATCGACGCGGTCTGCCCCGATTCGGTCGTGTTCAACTCCGAATGGCGCTACGAGATCGTGATTCGCAACACCGGCAATGTTGTGGTGCAGAACGTCCGCGTGGAAGACGACATCCCGGCCGGCGCCCAGTACGTCGGCAGCGATCCGCCCGCCGAAGTGAGCGGCGACAAGCTGGTGTGGGCGCTCGGCTCGATGGACGGCGCCACCGAAAAGCGGATCGCGGTGCGGGTGCGGCCGACCGAAGAGGGCGAACTCCGCAGCCGCGCAACGGTGACTTACTCCGCGTCCGTGGATGCGAAGACCAAAGTGACCCGCCCGCGCCTCGCGGTGACCGTCGGGTGCCCCGAAGTGGCTCGTGCGGGGGAGGAGCCGGGGTTCAAGATCAAGGGCACGAACTCCGGGACCGGCCCCGCGCAACAGATGGTGTTCCGGGCGCTTTTGTCGGAAGGGCTGGACTACCGCGACCAGGGGAAGGAACTCGTGACCAAGCTCGCGAGCCTCCCTGCGGGCGAATCGCGGACTGTGGATCTGCCCTTAAGTGCGCTCAAAGCCGGGTTGCAATCGTGCCAGGTGACTGTGACCGCTGAGGGCAGCCCGGAAGCGACCGCGCGGGCGTCCGTGAACGTGGTCGAACCGCTGCTCCAGATCGCGCAATCGGGTCCGGCGAAGTGCCTCGTTCGGGCCGAGCCGACCTACGAAATCAAGCTCTCGAACCCGGGTACGGCCGCGACGGACACGATCACGGTTCACTCGGTGCTGCCGGACGGCTTCGATTTCGTGCAAGCGAGTGACAGCGGCGCCTTCAATGCGACCAACCGCGTGGTGACCTGGAAGCTGAACGGGCTGGCCGCGGGCGGCACCAAGGCCGTCGGTATCAAGCTGCGGGCCGGGGCCGCGGGCGACGTGGCTCTGCGGACCACCGCGACGGCCGCACCGGAAGTTCAGCCGGGCGGCGTGGCCCCCGCGGGTGGCGTTGCGGTCCGGGCCGGGCGTGTGCTAGAGGCGAAGGCCGACACCGCGATCAAGGCCGAGGGCGTGGCCGCTCTGCGGTTCGATGTGGCGGGGCTTGAGAACCCGGTCGAGGTCGGCAAGGAAGCCGTCTACGAGATCCGGATCGTGAACCAGGGCACGGGCGCCTGCACCAACGTGCAAATCATGGCCGCCCTTGCCGAAGGGACCACGTTCACGAACTCGAACGGCCCGACGCAAGCGAAGGCTACCGGGCAGACGCTGGTGTTCGAGCCGATCCCGACGCTGGCGGTGAAGGGTGAGACGGTCTACCGCGTGCGGGTCCGCGGGGCCGCGGCCGGCGACCAACGGTTCCGGGTGCAACTCACCTGCGACCAGGTCCGCACGCCGGTGGTCAAGGAAGAGAGCACGCGGTTCTACAAGGAGTGA
- the rimI gene encoding ribosomal protein S18-alanine N-acetyltransferase: MSISRAPRRDRVETDANAIHIRWMIRRDMPDVMGIELSSFEYAWTEDDFLRCLRQRNCIGMVAERGDTIIGFMIYELHRARLQLLNFAVAPAVRRSGVGGLLIGKLIYKLCSHRRQKLALAVREGNTAAQLFFRSHRFKAARVLRNYYEDSGEDAYLMEYKPAEEEWAEFGGEPVNRVAMFEES; encoded by the coding sequence ATGAGCATTAGTCGTGCGCCGCGCAGGGACCGGGTCGAGACGGACGCGAACGCGATCCACATCCGCTGGATGATCCGGCGGGACATGCCCGACGTGATGGGGATCGAGCTGTCGAGCTTCGAGTACGCCTGGACCGAGGACGATTTCCTCCGGTGCCTGCGCCAGCGGAACTGCATCGGAATGGTCGCCGAGCGCGGCGACACGATCATTGGGTTCATGATTTATGAGTTGCACCGTGCGCGCCTGCAACTCCTGAACTTCGCCGTGGCCCCGGCGGTTCGCCGGAGCGGGGTGGGCGGGCTGCTCATCGGCAAGTTGATTTACAAGCTGTGCAGCCACCGCCGGCAGAAGCTCGCGCTTGCGGTGCGCGAAGGGAACACGGCCGCGCAACTGTTCTTCCGGTCGCACCGGTTCAAGGCGGCCCGTGTCCTCCGGAACTACTACGAGGACAGCGGCGAAGACGCCTACCTGATGGAATACAAGCCGGCGGAAGAGGAATGGGCCGAGTTCGGCGGCGAACCGGTGAACCGCGTCGCGATGTTTGAAGAGAGCTAA
- the cmk gene encoding (d)CMP kinase, whose translation MIVTIDGPSGVGKSTVTKELAARLGFEYLNTGAMYRAVALAVLRLGIRPSDETAVTAALPSVRVEVPPGCILLNGENVTTAIRAPEVSRGASEVAVHRAVRLMLVAAQRAAATGHDMICDGRDQGSFVFPTADCKFFLVADARVRAERRAAELAAKGDMVSVEDVMRDQEERDRRDALRELAPMAPASDAMVLDTTRLTTNEVINRLENVVRDLRACPRR comes from the coding sequence ATGATCGTTACCATCGACGGCCCGTCCGGGGTCGGGAAAAGCACCGTTACGAAAGAACTTGCGGCCCGATTGGGGTTCGAGTACCTGAATACGGGCGCGATGTACCGTGCCGTAGCGCTCGCGGTCCTGCGGTTGGGCATTCGCCCCAGCGACGAGACTGCGGTCACGGCCGCCTTGCCGAGCGTTCGTGTCGAAGTTCCGCCGGGCTGTATCCTGCTGAACGGCGAGAACGTGACGACTGCGATCCGCGCGCCGGAAGTGTCGCGTGGCGCGAGTGAGGTGGCCGTTCACCGGGCGGTGCGCCTGATGCTCGTGGCCGCTCAGCGCGCGGCCGCGACCGGGCACGACATGATCTGCGACGGGCGCGACCAGGGTTCATTCGTGTTCCCGACTGCTGATTGCAAGTTCTTTTTGGTCGCTGATGCGCGCGTGCGAGCCGAGCGCCGCGCGGCCGAACTCGCGGCTAAAGGTGACATGGTGAGCGTCGAAGACGTGATGCGCGATCAGGAGGAACGCGACCGGCGCGACGCCCTCCGCGAACTCGCTCCGATGGCTCCTGCTTCGGACGCGATGGTCCTCGATACCACGCGCCTCACCACGAACGAAGTCATTAACCGGTTAGAGAACGTCGTCCGTGACCTCCGCGCGTGCCCGCGGCGCTGA
- a CDS encoding lysophospholipid acyltransferase family protein, giving the protein MADRPNFVGRMWYDTVFWSSFTFFTFGFSIRRSGWKNMPLRGPVLVLANHQSMFDPVMVGLSSRRYLSYLARKNLFEQRGLAPIIRSLNAIPIDRSMGKDGIQAVLDALGQGQAVLVFPEGERTQDGSVEPLKAGVSLLIKRVNCPIVPVGIAGAFAAWSRHMKVPKLSPLMLPPEASTIAISVGEPIDPARYQNMKRDAMLDDLHRALVAQHADAERLRRK; this is encoded by the coding sequence ATGGCAGACCGCCCGAATTTCGTCGGCCGCATGTGGTACGACACCGTTTTCTGGTCCTCGTTTACCTTCTTCACGTTCGGGTTCAGCATCCGGCGCAGCGGGTGGAAGAACATGCCGCTCCGCGGGCCAGTTCTGGTGCTCGCGAATCACCAGTCGATGTTCGACCCGGTGATGGTGGGGCTGTCGTCGCGCCGCTATCTCTCGTACCTCGCGCGCAAGAACCTCTTCGAGCAGCGCGGGTTGGCACCCATTATCCGCAGCCTGAACGCGATCCCGATCGATCGGAGCATGGGGAAGGACGGCATCCAGGCGGTGCTGGACGCGCTGGGGCAGGGGCAGGCGGTGCTCGTGTTCCCGGAGGGCGAGCGCACGCAGGACGGCTCTGTGGAGCCGCTGAAGGCCGGTGTGTCGCTGCTCATCAAGCGCGTGAATTGTCCGATCGTGCCGGTCGGTATCGCGGGGGCGTTCGCGGCGTGGTCGCGGCACATGAAGGTGCCGAAACTGTCGCCGCTCATGCTGCCGCCGGAAGCGAGTACGATCGCGATTTCGGTGGGCGAGCCCATCGACCCCGCGCGCTACCAGAACATGAAACGCGACGCGATGCTTGATGACCTGCACCGCGCGCTGGTTGCTCAGCACGCGGACGCCGAACGCTTGCGCCGGAAGTGA